In a genomic window of Thiolapillus brandeum:
- a CDS encoding ArsB/NhaD family transporter — protein sequence MEAITETLTWTNSMAVSGIILGATFIGIFTEGVHGFHRTKFAMGGAAMMVLAGQLMGFYDPQMALEAIDWNVVFLLGAMMTIVAIMIPTGGFQVLAYQIADFSKGRQFLLMALLGTAVTVFSLLLDNVTTVVIFGPLIVLIAQALKTSPVPYLLAAALLSDTGGVATLVGDPPNLMIGSAAHIDFNTFIIKMGGLVLVAWVAILVALKFLFNKELSGKTEQPGFEDQEKLTDPYTWRMSLLVLAVMVVFFIFHHHLHWEPWVVAVLGLSILLLISKNVDMDDTLEDVELSLLMFFMSLFVLVGGVENSHFLEYLGQFIRPFVESDLLLASILLMWVAAILSAMIDNIPFTAAMIPIIMGLEQQGINVSPLWWALAVGVGMGGNGTHLGSTANVFIVTLSERIARETGNADWRITPGLWFRKGTPAMILTLVTSSILMWMFFDFFGQPIPR from the coding sequence ATGGAAGCGATTACCGAGACCCTGACCTGGACCAACAGCATGGCTGTTTCCGGAATCATCCTGGGCGCTACATTCATCGGCATATTTACCGAAGGGGTGCATGGTTTTCACCGCACCAAGTTTGCCATGGGCGGCGCAGCCATGATGGTGCTGGCTGGCCAGTTGATGGGGTTTTACGATCCCCAAATGGCCCTGGAAGCCATCGACTGGAACGTGGTGTTTCTCCTGGGCGCCATGATGACCATAGTCGCCATCATGATTCCCACGGGGGGTTTCCAGGTACTGGCCTACCAAATCGCAGACTTCAGCAAGGGACGGCAGTTCCTGCTCATGGCCCTGCTGGGTACGGCTGTCACGGTATTCTCTCTGTTGCTGGACAACGTGACTACGGTAGTGATCTTCGGACCTCTTATCGTTCTCATCGCACAGGCGCTGAAAACCTCGCCCGTGCCCTACCTGTTGGCCGCCGCCCTGTTATCCGACACTGGGGGCGTAGCCACTCTGGTGGGGGATCCTCCCAACCTGATGATCGGCTCTGCAGCGCACATCGACTTCAACACCTTTATCATAAAAATGGGTGGTCTGGTGTTGGTGGCCTGGGTCGCCATCCTGGTCGCTCTGAAATTCCTGTTCAATAAGGAACTCAGCGGCAAAACGGAACAACCCGGCTTTGAAGACCAGGAAAAACTGACCGATCCCTACACTTGGCGCATGTCCCTGCTGGTACTGGCGGTCATGGTGGTATTCTTCATTTTCCATCATCACCTGCATTGGGAACCCTGGGTAGTGGCGGTTCTGGGGCTGTCCATCCTGCTATTGATTTCAAAAAATGTTGATATGGATGACACCCTGGAGGACGTGGAACTGAGCCTGTTGATGTTCTTCATGTCCCTGTTCGTCCTGGTGGGCGGAGTGGAAAACAGCCATTTCCTTGAGTACCTGGGGCAGTTCATTCGTCCCTTCGTGGAATCGGACCTGCTGCTGGCATCCATCCTGCTCATGTGGGTAGCCGCCATCCTCTCCGCCATGATCGACAACATACCCTTCACCGCTGCCATGATTCCCATCATCATGGGCCTGGAGCAACAGGGTATCAATGTATCCCCCTTGTGGTGGGCACTGGCTGTGGGAGTGGGCATGGGCGGCAATGGTACACACCTTGGCTCTACTGCCAACGTATTCATCGTCACCCTGTCAGAGCGAATTGCCAGGGAGACCGGCAACGCTGACTGGCGCATCACACCGGGACTCTGGTTCCGCAAAGGCACACCCGCGATGATTCTGACCCTGGTGACGTCTTCAATTCTGATGTGGATGTTCTTCGATTTCTTCGGGCAGCCCATTCCCCGCTGA
- a CDS encoding phosphoribulokinase, which yields MSQKHPVVVVTGSSGAGTTTVKRAFEHIFTREGIEAAIVEGDSFHRYDRAEMKSKMTEEHLSHFGPEANRFDKIEELFRVYGETGRGQKRYYLHSQEEADEHNARLGCDKKPGEFTPWEDIPGGTDLLFYEGLHGMVVTDENDVASQVDLGIGVVPVVNLEWIQKIHRDAKERGYSAEATVETIMRRMPDYINHITPQFSRTDINFQRVATVDTSNPFIARDIPTPDESFVVIRFADPEKFDTDFPYLLNMIPDSFMSRRNTIVVPGGKMGFAMEIILGPIIDKMMHERG from the coding sequence ATGTCCCAAAAACACCCCGTCGTAGTAGTGACCGGCTCATCCGGTGCTGGCACCACCACCGTCAAGCGTGCCTTCGAGCACATATTCACCCGTGAAGGGATAGAAGCCGCCATCGTGGAGGGCGACAGCTTCCATCGCTACGACCGCGCAGAAATGAAATCCAAAATGACGGAAGAGCACCTGAGCCATTTTGGCCCGGAGGCCAACCGTTTCGACAAGATCGAAGAATTGTTCCGGGTCTATGGTGAAACCGGCCGTGGCCAGAAGCGGTACTATCTGCACAGCCAGGAGGAAGCAGACGAGCACAATGCACGCCTGGGCTGTGACAAAAAACCTGGCGAGTTTACGCCCTGGGAAGACATTCCCGGTGGCACCGACCTGCTGTTCTATGAAGGCCTGCACGGCATGGTGGTCACCGATGAGAACGACGTAGCCAGTCAGGTTGATCTGGGTATCGGCGTAGTTCCCGTGGTGAACCTGGAGTGGATCCAGAAGATCCACCGCGATGCCAAGGAGCGTGGCTATTCCGCAGAAGCCACGGTGGAAACCATCATGCGCCGCATGCCGGACTACATCAACCACATCACCCCGCAGTTCTCCCGCACGGACATCAACTTCCAGCGGGTGGCCACGGTGGATACCTCCAACCCCTTTATCGCCCGGGACATCCCTACTCCGGACGAAAGTTTCGTGGTCATCCGGTTTGCCGATCCGGAGAAGTTCGACACCGATTTTCCCTATCTGCTGAACATGATTCCCGACAGCTTTATGTCCCGGCGCAATACTATCGTTGTACCTGGCGGAAAAATGGGCTTCGCCATGGAAATTATCCTTGGCCCCATTATTGATAAAATGATGCATGAGCGCGGCTGA
- the nhaD gene encoding sodium:proton antiporter NhaD: protein MLRARHLLSIFALQLLAAPVFASEEPLNLTDHWAGYLSLGIFFLAYLFVMAEEFTHLRKSKPVMLAAGIIWATIALVYRTHGYTTEVEHAVRHNLLEYAELMLFLLVAMTYINAMDERLVFEKLRIWLVRKGLGFRALFWVTGLLAFFISPIADNLTTALLMCAVVLAVGGDNNRFILLACINIVVASNAGGAFSPFGDITTLMVWQKEIITPQEMIDFWSFFALFIPALVNWLIPAFIMGLAVPNEHPEPLTEAGVTRRGAKRIVFLFLLTIATAVVFHNFLRLPPVVGMLTGLAYLQFFGYYLRRTRTRDESPEAATDAGHIGDPVAFDIFSNVARAEWDTLFFFYGVVLCVGGLGFIGYLSMASDIMYHQWGATTANITVGIMSAIVDNIPVMFAVLTMLPEMSAGQWLLVTLTAGVGGSLLSIGSAAGVALMGQARGKYTFFGHLKWAPVIALGYGASILTHIWLNDHLF from the coding sequence ATGCTCAGAGCACGCCACCTGCTCTCAATATTTGCCTTGCAGCTACTGGCAGCCCCGGTTTTTGCCAGTGAAGAACCCCTGAATCTTACCGATCACTGGGCCGGTTATCTGTCCCTGGGAATCTTTTTCCTCGCCTATCTATTCGTCATGGCGGAGGAATTCACTCATCTGCGCAAATCCAAGCCGGTAATGCTGGCTGCAGGAATCATCTGGGCCACCATCGCCCTGGTGTACCGGACCCACGGCTATACCACGGAAGTCGAACATGCGGTACGCCATAACCTGCTGGAATATGCCGAACTCATGCTGTTCCTGCTGGTAGCCATGACCTACATAAATGCCATGGATGAGCGCCTGGTGTTCGAGAAACTGCGCATATGGCTGGTGCGCAAGGGTTTGGGATTCAGAGCCCTGTTCTGGGTAACAGGACTGCTGGCTTTTTTCATCTCCCCCATTGCCGACAACCTGACCACCGCCCTGCTCATGTGCGCCGTGGTGCTTGCCGTGGGCGGTGACAACAACAGGTTTATCCTGTTGGCATGTATCAACATTGTGGTAGCCTCCAATGCAGGGGGCGCATTCAGCCCTTTCGGTGACATTACCACTCTCATGGTATGGCAGAAGGAGATCATTACACCTCAGGAAATGATTGATTTCTGGTCATTCTTTGCCCTGTTCATCCCTGCCCTGGTCAACTGGCTGATACCCGCATTCATCATGGGGCTGGCTGTGCCCAATGAGCACCCGGAACCTCTGACAGAGGCTGGCGTCACCAGGCGTGGAGCCAAACGCATCGTCTTCCTGTTCCTCCTCACCATTGCCACTGCCGTAGTCTTCCACAATTTCCTGAGGTTGCCCCCGGTAGTGGGGATGCTCACAGGTCTGGCCTATCTGCAATTCTTTGGCTATTACCTGCGCAGAACCCGCACCAGGGATGAGTCTCCTGAAGCGGCCACTGACGCTGGGCATATTGGAGATCCCGTAGCATTCGATATTTTCAGCAACGTCGCCAGGGCCGAATGGGATACTCTGTTCTTTTTCTACGGCGTAGTATTGTGCGTCGGCGGACTGGGTTTCATCGGCTACCTCTCCATGGCCTCGGATATCATGTACCACCAGTGGGGCGCCACCACAGCCAACATCACTGTGGGCATAATGTCGGCCATCGTGGACAACATTCCGGTGATGTTCGCTGTGCTGACCATGTTGCCGGAGATGTCTGCAGGACAGTGGTTGCTGGTAACCCTCACAGCGGGAGTGGGTGGTTCACTGCTTTCCATCGGTTCCGCTGCGGGCGTAGCCCTGATGGGACAGGCACGGGGCAAATACACTTTTTTCGGCCACCTGAAGTGGGCTCCCGTCATCGCTCTTGGCTACGGGGCCAGCATCCTTACCCATATCTGGCTGAATGATCATCTGTTCTGA
- a CDS encoding DUF4139 domain-containing protein: protein MPKNTALLLLATLLVSNNLQADEMISDIDDQTGLAVTIYNEDLALIRDQRSINLPGNTLDLALRGVSARMRPETALLRSINPPGDLQVLEQNFNFDLLTPRKMLEKYTGKTVELVRMNPATGKETREAAAILSTNEGVVVKIGDQVETNPEGRWIFPRIPENLRDRPTLVTRLSTRQAGKRELELTYMSGGLAWKADYVVNLNQGDNALDLAGWVTLTNQSGTTYPNTHLQLVAGDVHQVQENMRYLKRKAPMTAMMEDMAPAPMAEESLFEYHLYTLNRPTTIADNQTKQVALLNASDIPATKELIFEGQDYYYRSRYNTLGQKLKATAYVSFENREEKGLGMPLPKGIVRVYKQDSAGHVQFVGEDRIDHTPRNEQVRLKLGETFDVTASKKQINYKKVNYGHPYNYAAESTLRLELKNAKNKAVTVKVREPIPGDWKIERESHRHRKVAAGLAEWEINIPAEGKVTLEYQVLVRY, encoded by the coding sequence ATGCCAAAAAACACTGCTCTCCTTCTTCTGGCCACCCTTCTTGTCAGCAACAACCTGCAGGCGGACGAAATGATCTCAGACATCGACGACCAGACCGGTCTGGCCGTAACCATCTATAACGAAGACCTGGCCCTCATCCGGGATCAGCGTAGCATCAACCTCCCCGGCAACACCCTGGATCTGGCCCTGCGCGGCGTCAGTGCCAGAATGCGGCCGGAAACCGCCCTGCTGCGCAGTATCAATCCTCCGGGAGATCTCCAGGTGCTGGAGCAGAACTTCAATTTCGACCTGCTGACCCCCCGCAAGATGCTGGAGAAATATACCGGCAAGACAGTTGAACTCGTCCGTATGAATCCGGCTACCGGAAAAGAAACCCGGGAGGCCGCCGCCATACTCAGCACCAACGAAGGCGTCGTGGTAAAAATCGGCGACCAGGTGGAAACCAACCCCGAGGGCCGCTGGATTTTTCCACGCATTCCCGAGAACCTGCGCGACCGCCCCACACTGGTCACCCGCCTGAGTACACGACAAGCGGGAAAGCGGGAACTGGAGCTCACCTATATGTCCGGCGGACTGGCCTGGAAAGCCGACTACGTGGTCAACCTGAATCAGGGCGACAATGCCCTGGATCTGGCCGGCTGGGTAACCCTGACCAATCAAAGCGGCACCACCTATCCCAACACCCACCTGCAACTGGTGGCCGGGGACGTTCACCAGGTGCAGGAGAACATGCGCTACCTGAAGAGGAAAGCGCCCATGACGGCGATGATGGAGGATATGGCGCCAGCTCCCATGGCGGAAGAATCCCTGTTCGAGTACCACCTTTACACCCTCAACCGCCCCACCACTATTGCCGACAACCAGACCAAACAGGTGGCTCTGCTCAATGCCAGTGACATTCCCGCCACCAAGGAGCTGATTTTCGAGGGACAGGATTACTACTACCGAAGCCGGTACAACACCCTGGGACAAAAACTCAAGGCAACCGCCTACGTCAGTTTCGAGAACCGTGAGGAAAAGGGTCTGGGCATGCCTCTACCCAAGGGTATCGTGCGCGTATACAAGCAGGACAGCGCCGGCCATGTCCAGTTCGTGGGAGAAGATCGCATCGATCACACACCCAGGAATGAGCAAGTGCGTCTCAAGCTGGGTGAGACATTCGACGTTACCGCCAGCAAGAAACAGATCAATTACAAGAAGGTCAACTACGGTCACCCATACAACTACGCGGCAGAAAGCACCCTGCGCCTGGAACTCAAGAATGCCAAGAACAAAGCGGTGACCGTCAAGGTACGTGAACCCATTCCCGGTGACTGGAAAATCGAGCGGGAGTCCCACCGGCACCGGAAAGTAGCCGCCGGGCTGGCAGAATGGGAAATCAACATTCCTGCTGAAGGCAAGGTCACTCTGGAATACCAGGTGCTGGTAAGATACTGA
- a CDS encoding FAD-binding oxidoreductase: MNESPPSLSPAQLKVLHKLFPGEDLLIHPADTLAYSYDNSQRQSLPAAVLFPREEEQIQALLEHCNEWQLPLACRGRGTGTTGASIPPAGGLALSLERMQRILEIDPANRLARVQPGVTNHELQQAAAREGFFWPPDPTSAAVCTVGGNLACNAAGPRAVKYGTCRENTLGLHAVSGSGALLRTGVRTTKGVVGYDLTRLIVGSEGTLAIITEATLKLTPLPEARRTLQATYKDVHSAAAAVSAIMAQPVIPSALEFMDAQALAMVRSYSDPGIAEGAGALLMIELEENAVAIDAAAARLATVAGNEGCIDVAIASSQEQVQALWRTRKSLSPALRNVAPRKINEDVVVPVSHIPRLIDGLTRLADKHHITIVNFGHAGNGNIHVNLLIDPDDPAQMKAADACLDEVFDLVLGLGGTLSGEHGIGLVKREFVSREIDNPTLGLMRQIKDVFDPRNLLNPGKTLP, encoded by the coding sequence TTGAATGAATCCCCCCCCTCCCTTTCTCCGGCCCAGCTGAAGGTTCTGCATAAACTGTTTCCTGGTGAAGATCTGCTGATTCATCCGGCTGACACCTTGGCCTACAGTTACGACAACAGCCAGCGCCAGTCCCTGCCCGCCGCTGTGCTGTTCCCGCGGGAGGAAGAGCAGATCCAGGCCTTGCTGGAACACTGCAATGAATGGCAACTCCCCCTGGCCTGCCGGGGCAGGGGCACGGGCACCACAGGCGCCTCCATTCCTCCGGCCGGCGGCCTGGCCCTGTCCCTGGAACGCATGCAGCGCATCCTGGAAATCGATCCCGCCAACCGGCTGGCCCGGGTGCAGCCTGGCGTCACCAACCACGAGCTGCAACAGGCGGCCGCCAGGGAAGGCTTTTTCTGGCCCCCGGACCCCACCAGCGCCGCGGTATGCACCGTTGGGGGCAATCTGGCCTGCAATGCCGCCGGACCCCGGGCCGTGAAATACGGCACCTGCCGGGAAAACACCCTGGGTCTGCACGCGGTGAGCGGCAGTGGCGCCTTGCTGCGCACGGGTGTACGCACCACCAAGGGCGTAGTGGGCTACGACCTGACCCGACTGATCGTCGGCTCCGAAGGCACCCTGGCCATCATTACCGAAGCCACACTGAAGCTCACCCCCCTTCCGGAAGCCCGGCGCACTCTGCAGGCCACTTACAAAGATGTGCACAGCGCCGCGGCCGCCGTGTCCGCCATCATGGCCCAACCAGTCATCCCCTCAGCCCTGGAATTCATGGATGCCCAGGCGCTGGCCATGGTGAGAAGCTACTCCGACCCTGGCATTGCCGAGGGCGCCGGAGCTCTGCTCATGATCGAGCTCGAGGAAAATGCGGTCGCCATAGATGCCGCCGCCGCCCGGTTGGCCACGGTCGCCGGAAACGAGGGCTGCATCGACGTGGCCATCGCCAGCAGCCAGGAACAGGTGCAGGCCCTGTGGCGGACCCGCAAATCCCTCTCCCCGGCCCTGCGCAATGTAGCCCCCAGGAAAATCAACGAAGACGTGGTGGTACCCGTATCCCATATACCCCGGCTCATCGATGGCCTGACCCGGCTGGCGGACAAGCACCACATCACCATCGTCAACTTTGGCCATGCCGGCAACGGCAACATTCACGTCAACCTGCTCATCGATCCCGATGATCCTGCCCAAATGAAAGCCGCGGATGCCTGCCTGGATGAAGTCTTCGACCTGGTGCTGGGCCTGGGAGGCACCCTCTCCGGAGAACACGGCATCGGTCTGGTGAAACGGGAATTCGTCAGCCGGGAAATCGATAATCCCACCCTGGGACTGATGCGCCAGATCAAGGACGTTTTTGATCCCCGGAACCTTCTCAACCCCGGCAAGACCCTGCCCTGA
- a CDS encoding phosphoheptose isomerase — MNLNQRIERLFQESIATKQRCLPLLAQPIREAAEAMVQSLLGGGKVLACGNGGSAGDAQHFSSEMLNRFERERPGLPAIALTTDTPTLTSISNDYAFAEVFAKQISALGHPGDILLAISTSGNSRNVVRAVEAAEEQQMKVVILSGKGGGKLSSLRREGDIEICVESGSTARIQEVHLLIIHCLCDLIDTQLLGDAD; from the coding sequence TTGAATCTCAACCAGCGCATCGAACGACTCTTTCAGGAAAGCATAGCCACCAAGCAGCGCTGTCTGCCCCTGCTGGCGCAACCCATCCGGGAAGCTGCCGAAGCCATGGTGCAAAGCCTCCTCGGCGGCGGCAAGGTACTGGCCTGCGGCAACGGCGGCTCAGCGGGTGACGCCCAGCATTTCTCATCGGAAATGCTCAACCGCTTCGAGCGGGAACGCCCGGGCCTGCCTGCCATCGCCCTGACCACAGACACTCCCACTCTGACTTCCATCTCCAATGACTACGCTTTTGCAGAAGTCTTCGCCAAGCAGATCAGCGCTCTGGGGCACCCCGGTGACATACTCCTGGCCATCAGCACCAGCGGCAATTCCCGCAACGTAGTGCGCGCCGTGGAAGCGGCGGAAGAACAGCAGATGAAAGTGGTGATCCTGAGCGGCAAGGGCGGCGGGAAACTGTCCAGCCTGCGGCGCGAAGGGGACATAGAGATCTGTGTGGAGAGTGGTTCCACGGCCCGTATCCAGGAAGTGCATCTTCTGATCATTCACTGCCTGTGTGATCTCATCGATACCCAGCTTCTGGGAGACGCCGATTGA
- a CDS encoding YraN family protein, translating into MKAPHLRKGEAAESLACRWLQRQGLTLRARNYRCKSGEIDLIMEQGKVLVFVEVRYRSHPGYGSAAESVTPAKQQKLLRTAQHYLQQLPHTPACRFDIIGIDPEHHIQWIRNALQ; encoded by the coding sequence ATGAAAGCCCCCCACCTGCGCAAAGGTGAGGCCGCCGAATCCCTGGCCTGCCGCTGGCTGCAACGCCAGGGACTGACCCTGCGGGCGCGCAACTACCGCTGTAAGTCCGGTGAAATCGACCTGATCATGGAGCAAGGCAAGGTGCTGGTATTCGTCGAGGTCAGGTACCGGAGCCATCCCGGTTACGGCAGCGCGGCAGAATCCGTGACCCCCGCCAAACAACAAAAGCTGCTCCGCACGGCACAGCACTACCTGCAGCAATTGCCGCATACGCCCGCCTGCCGATTCGATATAATCGGCATCGACCCGGAGCATCATATCCAGTGGATACGCAACGCTCTTCAGTAA
- a CDS encoding penicillin-binding protein activator encodes MRSRQYSRLFLVSLILLALVTGCETTQVRQAAPVDPQAAHAASLYEQQRYQEAADLYLDLANRATPDNRSLYQLLAADSLIHEDQLDKAEALLNQVQAAALASEQKFRRDLVQANLALERHQPETVLKILSHLPQNVSRDAAIRYHSLRAAALKELQQNLPYARELIALDKLQLDEEQQLQTQLGILDTLTRFKPRILQEQLSDTDTTTRGWMELAALLRDFPGAPEEIIAPYREWRDLFPDHPAVPQLITAYYRQQQQKAPIEVRQIAVLLPVSGPYARAAATLRDGLMAAWYADANENRPPIKFYDSSNPEQIWPLINQAADDGASIVIGPLAKPAVEQVARAGSLPVPVLALNQVDIDSIPPQGLYQYALSPEDEARQVAVWAAFQGYSQPALLYPSTSLGKRMAQSFMEEWRELGGDSVRTQAYDPASGDYSTPVAELVMARQRKAQLEKLKEAQEKAKEEGLTEIDYQLPPRGIDFVFAIGDKQQMRQIRPMVQFHYAEDLPVFSTSRAWDGQLSHDESFDFAGLMLPEMPWILDQDSRNPLSRTNLEAVLPPRGHKYLRLLPMGIDAYTVAPLLRRLESSDTESFPGRTGLLYLNPQRQLLRRMTWISLQIPPKVLGITPDAAGVQVVPMEIPDPTTPSHHESPPPAQR; translated from the coding sequence ATGCGCAGCAGACAGTATTCACGGCTTTTCCTCGTTTCATTGATATTACTCGCACTGGTCACAGGATGTGAGACCACGCAGGTCAGGCAGGCAGCTCCGGTGGACCCCCAGGCTGCTCATGCTGCCAGCCTCTATGAACAGCAACGCTACCAGGAAGCTGCCGATCTATACCTGGATCTGGCCAATCGTGCCACTCCCGACAACCGCAGCCTCTACCAGCTGCTGGCAGCGGACAGTCTGATTCATGAAGACCAGCTTGACAAGGCCGAAGCCCTGCTGAATCAGGTACAGGCGGCAGCCCTTGCGTCAGAGCAGAAATTCAGACGGGACCTGGTACAGGCCAACCTTGCCCTGGAGCGCCACCAGCCGGAAACCGTGTTGAAGATACTCAGCCATCTGCCACAGAACGTCTCGCGGGACGCCGCCATCCGTTATCACAGCCTGCGGGCAGCGGCCCTGAAGGAGCTGCAACAAAATCTTCCTTATGCCCGGGAACTGATCGCCCTGGACAAGCTGCAACTGGACGAAGAACAACAACTACAGACCCAACTCGGTATTCTGGACACCCTGACCCGGTTCAAGCCCCGGATTCTGCAAGAGCAACTGTCCGATACGGATACCACCACCCGGGGCTGGATGGAACTTGCGGCGCTGCTGCGGGACTTTCCCGGTGCTCCGGAAGAAATCATTGCCCCTTACCGGGAATGGCGGGATCTGTTTCCCGATCATCCGGCCGTGCCCCAGCTGATCACCGCCTACTACAGACAGCAACAGCAGAAAGCCCCCATAGAAGTCCGTCAGATAGCCGTACTGCTGCCCGTTAGCGGCCCTTATGCAAGGGCGGCCGCCACCCTTCGTGACGGATTGATGGCCGCCTGGTACGCAGACGCCAATGAAAACCGCCCTCCCATCAAGTTCTACGACTCCAGCAATCCGGAACAGATCTGGCCCCTGATCAACCAGGCCGCGGATGATGGCGCCAGCATCGTCATCGGCCCCCTGGCCAAACCTGCTGTGGAACAAGTAGCCCGGGCTGGCAGCCTGCCCGTTCCTGTGCTTGCACTGAATCAGGTGGACATCGACAGTATTCCCCCCCAGGGACTGTACCAGTATGCCCTGTCTCCTGAGGATGAAGCCCGGCAGGTGGCCGTCTGGGCGGCTTTCCAGGGCTACAGCCAGCCCGCCTTGCTCTACCCTTCGACTTCCCTGGGAAAACGCATGGCACAAAGTTTTATGGAAGAGTGGCGTGAACTGGGCGGCGACAGCGTACGCACCCAGGCTTATGATCCGGCAAGTGGTGATTATTCCACGCCTGTGGCAGAACTGGTCATGGCCCGGCAGCGCAAGGCCCAGTTGGAGAAACTCAAGGAAGCACAGGAAAAGGCCAAGGAGGAAGGCCTCACGGAAATCGACTACCAACTGCCGCCACGAGGCATCGATTTCGTCTTCGCCATCGGCGACAAACAACAGATGCGCCAGATCCGTCCCATGGTGCAGTTCCACTACGCCGAAGATCTGCCCGTTTTCAGCACCTCCCGAGCCTGGGACGGGCAACTCAGTCATGATGAAAGCTTCGATTTTGCCGGCCTGATGCTGCCGGAAATGCCGTGGATACTGGACCAGGATAGCCGGAACCCCCTGTCCCGCACCAATCTGGAAGCCGTACTCCCTCCCCGGGGACACAAATATCTGCGCCTGTTGCCCATGGGTATCGACGCTTACACCGTAGCACCTTTGCTGCGACGCCTTGAAAGTAGCGACACGGAATCCTTTCCCGGGCGCACTGGCCTGCTCTACCTGAACCCACAGCGGCAACTGCTGCGGCGCATGACCTGGATTTCCCTGCAGATCCCCCCCAAGGTGCTGGGCATCACTCCTGATGCCGCCGGCGTGCAGGTGGTGCCCATGGAGATTCCGGACCCGACCACGCCAAGCCACCATGAAAGCCCCCCACCTGCGCAAAGGTGA
- the rsmI gene encoding 16S rRNA (cytidine(1402)-2'-O)-methyltransferase has translation MSNKPGTLYIVATPIGNLDDISLRAIQVLNQVSRVAAEDTRHSRRLMQHHGIDTPMLALHEHNERQALKGLLKILRQGQDMALISDAGTPLVSDPGFPLVRACREAGIRVSPVPGPSALVAALSVSGLPVDSFCFHGFLPRSPAARRERLEAVAGQSHTQVFYESSHRILHALRDMLEMLGGDREICVARELTKQYEDVMSGSLDEVLALMEGDAMRQRGEFVILVGGVSRRDRDLPSEDALRVLDLLLDELPLKQAAALAARITGEKKNLLYKLALEKG, from the coding sequence GTGTCAAATAAGCCGGGCACACTCTATATAGTCGCCACTCCTATTGGGAATCTGGACGATATCAGCCTGCGCGCCATCCAGGTGTTGAACCAGGTATCCCGTGTTGCTGCGGAAGATACCCGCCACAGCCGCCGCCTCATGCAGCATCACGGCATCGATACTCCCATGCTGGCCCTGCATGAGCACAATGAGCGGCAGGCTCTGAAGGGACTATTGAAAATCCTGCGGCAGGGACAGGATATGGCTCTGATCTCTGACGCTGGTACGCCCCTGGTCAGTGACCCGGGTTTTCCTCTGGTGCGTGCCTGCAGAGAGGCCGGCATACGGGTTTCTCCGGTCCCCGGGCCCAGCGCCCTGGTGGCGGCCCTCAGTGTCTCCGGCCTGCCCGTGGACAGTTTTTGTTTTCATGGCTTCCTGCCTCGCAGTCCCGCCGCCCGGCGTGAACGCCTGGAGGCTGTTGCCGGCCAATCCCATACGCAGGTGTTCTATGAGTCCTCCCATCGTATCCTGCATGCCCTGCGTGACATGCTGGAAATGCTGGGAGGGGATCGGGAAATCTGCGTAGCCCGGGAACTGACCAAGCAGTATGAAGATGTCATGTCGGGTTCTTTGGACGAGGTGCTGGCCCTGATGGAAGGGGATGCCATGCGTCAGCGGGGAGAATTCGTGATCCTCGTGGGGGGCGTTTCCCGCCGGGACAGGGATCTGCCCAGTGAAGATGCCCTGCGCGTCCTGGATCTGCTGCTGGATGAATTGCCCTTGAAGCAGGCGGCGGCTCTGGCGGCGCGTATTACCGGCGAGAAGAAAAACCTGTTGTACAAACTGGCATTGGAGAAGGGGTGA
- the mraZ gene encoding division/cell wall cluster transcriptional repressor MraZ, with translation MFVGINTLNLDAKGRLAIPVRYRKELVGPEGAGVVVTVNPYERCLWLYPRNEWQEVARKVISLPDLKKQNKSLKRLLLGHASELDLDGQGRILLSASLREYAGMDKPVALVGQGNKFEIWAESAWLETRDDCLETVMPGDESDLSEDLVNLAL, from the coding sequence GTGTTTGTAGGGATCAACACCTTGAATCTGGATGCCAAGGGGCGTCTGGCCATTCCGGTCCGATACCGGAAGGAGCTGGTCGGTCCTGAAGGCGCTGGTGTGGTGGTGACGGTGAATCCCTATGAGCGTTGCCTGTGGCTGTATCCCCGCAATGAATGGCAGGAAGTTGCCCGCAAGGTGATTTCCCTGCCTGATCTGAAAAAACAGAACAAGAGCCTGAAACGCCTGCTGCTGGGCCATGCGTCAGAACTGGATCTGGATGGACAGGGGCGCATTCTGTTGAGCGCCAGCCTGCGAGAGTATGCCGGCATGGACAAGCCTGTTGCCCTGGTGGGCCAGGGCAACAAGTTCGAGATCTGGGCGGAATCCGCCTGGCTGGAAACCCGTGATGACTGTCTGGAGACGGTGATGCCGGGAGACGAATCGGATCTGTCGGAAGATCTGGTGAATCTGGCCCTGTAG